A window of Rhododendron vialii isolate Sample 1 chromosome 11a, ASM3025357v1 contains these coding sequences:
- the LOC131307330 gene encoding DEAD-box ATP-dependent RNA helicase 3, chloroplastic, whose product MARSSSIIPVSTTLSLPFSSSAFTKATAAHFRPKPQSGAVSFVASAVASTNNSVLSDEAFKRLGLFDEDSLNVRDDDDDGGFGSKIGRTASSGAAGSDDGVELAVSNLGLPQRLVEALKKRGITELFPIQRAVLAPALEGRDLIARAKTGTGKTLAFGIPILKRLSEDERSFQRHGRLPRMLVLAPTRELANQVEKELKESAPYLKTVCVYGGVSYNTQQNALSRGVDVVVGTPGRLMDLIKSKSLQLGEVEYLVLDEADQMLAVGFEEDVEVILEKLPAQRQSMLFSATMPFWVKKLARKYLDNPLTIDLVGDSEEKLVEGIKLYALPATATSKRTILADLVTVYAKGGKTIVFTQTKRDADEVSLALTSSITSEALHGDISQHQRERTLNGFRKGKFTVLVATDVAARGLDIPNVDLVIHYELPNDPETFVHRSGRTGRAGKEGSVILMFTSSQRRTIKTLERDVGCKFEFISPPSVEDVLEASAEQVVATLNGVHPESVEFFTPTAQKLIDEKGTGALAAAIAQLSGFSQPPSSRSLITHEKGWVTLQLTRDPVFSRGFFSARSVTGLLSDVYSSAAGEVGKIHLIADEKVQGAVFDLPEEIAKELLNKELPPGNTISRITKLPTLQDDGPPTDYYGRFSNRDRGFRGGSRGQRGFSNSRGWDRDSNEDEGRFGNRRGGRSNRSNSSWSSSPRESSRDSADDWLIGGGRSGRSRDSSRDSASDWLIGGGRSGRSSSYANRDRDSFGGACFNCGRSGHRASDCPTKKGF is encoded by the exons ATGGCTCGCTCCTCCTCCATCATACCCGTTTCCACCACACTCTCCCTCCCCTTCTCCTCCTCCGCCTTCACCAAAGCCACCGCCGCCCATTTCCGCCCCAAACCCCAATCCGGTGCCGTTTCATTTGTCGCGTCGGCCGTCGCGAGCACGAATAACTCGGTCCTGAGCGACGAGGCGTTCAAGAGGCTGGGGTTGTTCGATGAAGACTCTCTGAACGTcagagacgacgacgacgatggcGGCTTCGGCTCTAAAATTGGGAGAACGGCGTCGTCCGGTGCTGCTGGGAGTGACGACGGAGTCGAACTTGCTGTTTCGAACTTAGGGCTTCCTCAGAGGCTCGTCGAGGCTCTCAAGAAACGAGGGATTACGGAGCTATTCCCCATCCAA AGAGCTGTGCTAGCACCTGCATTGGAAGGTCGAGATCTTATTGCTCGTGCAAAGACTGGGACAGGGAAGACATTAGCCTTCGGAATACCAATACTTAAACGGCTTAGTGAAGATGAAAGGAGTTTTCAGAG GCATGGACGACTTCCCAGAATGTTGGTTCTTGCACCTACTAGGGAATTAGCAAACCAAGTAGAAAAAGAACTCAAAGAATCGGCTCCGTATTTGAAGACTGTTTGTGTCTATGGAGGAGTTTCTTATAATACACAGCAAAATGCACTTTCCCGTGGAGTTGATGTGGTGGTGGGAACTCCTGGTAGACTCATGGATCTAATAAAAAGTAAAAGCCTGCAACTGGGTGAAGTCGAGTATTTGGTGCTTGATGAAGCTGATCAAATGCTTGCGGTAGGCTTCGAGGAGGATGTGGAAGTGATTTTAGAAAAGCTTCCAGCACAGAGGCAGAGTATGCTTTTTTCTGCAACTATGCCTTTTTGGGTGAAGAAACTAGCCAGGAAATATTTGGACAATCCTTTGACAATTGATTTG GTTGGTGACAGTGAGGAAAAGCTGGTAGAGGGGATCAAGCTGTATGCCCTCCCGGCCACTGCAACTTCAAAGCGTACCATTCTTGCTGATCTTGTAACG GTCTATGCCAAGGGAGGGAAGACAATTGTTTTCACGCAGACAAAACGTGACGCAGATGAAGTTTCTCTCGCTTTGACAAGTAGCATTACTTCAGAGGCACTGCATGGTGACATATCACAACACCAGAGGGAGAGAACTTTAAATGGTTTTAGGAAAGGGAAATTCACGGTGCTTGTTGCCACTGACGTTGCAGCTCGTGGGCTTGATATCCCCAATGTGGATTTG GTTATCCACTATGAATTGCCAAATGATCCAGAGACTTTTGTGCATCGCTCTGGTCGTACGGGACGAGCAGGAAAAGAAGGCAGTGTTATTTTAATGTTCACTAGTAGCCAGAGGAGGACAATCAAAACACTTGAGCGCGATGTTGGATGTAAGTTTGAGTTTATTAGCCCACCATCTGTGGAAGATGTTTTAGAGGCATCAGCTGAGCAAGTGGTGGCTACCCTAAATGGAGTTCATCCTGAGTCTGTGGAGTTCTTCACCCCAACTGCTCAAAAGTTGATTGACGAAAAAGGCACGGGTGCTCTTGCTGCTGCCATAGCACAACTGAGTGGCTTTTCCCAACCTCCATCGTCCCGATCTCTAATTACGCATGAGAAG GGATGGGTAACGTTGCAGCTAACACGTGATCCTGTTTTTTCTAGAGGGTTCTTTTCTGCTAGATCCGTAACTGGACTATTGTCAGATGTTTATTCTTCGGCCGCTGGTGAAGTAGGAAAAATACACTTAATTGCAGATGAAAAG GTTCAAGGAGCAGTTTTTGATCTTCCAGAGGAGATCGCAAAAGAATTACTGAATAAGGAGCTACCACCTGGAAACACTATTTCCAGAATTACCAAG TTGCCCACTTTGCAAGATGATGGGCCTCCAACTGATTACTATGGAAGGTTTTCTAACAGGGATAGGGGTTTCCGAGGAGGTTCTAGGGGACAAAGAGGTTTCAGTAACTCACGAGGATGGGATCGAGATTCTAATGAGGACGAAGGCAGGTTTGGTAATAGGCGCGGTGGTCGGAGCAACAGAAGCAACAGTAGTTGGTCTAGTAGCCCAAGAGAGAGTTCAAGAGACAGTGCAGATGATTGGTTAATAGGCGGTGGACGGTCTGGGCGGTCAAGAGATAGCTCAAGAGACAGTGCAAGTGATTGGTTAATAGGCGGTGGACGGTCTGGGCGGTCATCATCCTATGCAAATAGGGACAG AGACAGCTTTGGCGGTGCATGTTTCAACTGTGGGCGGTCTGGCCATAGGGCATCGGATTGTCCTACCAAGAAAGGTTTTTAG
- the LOC131308303 gene encoding 5-formyltetrahydrofolate cyclo-ligase-like protein COG0212 isoform X3, producing MDAILFGGASSALTTINNTCKSLSSFTLPLSRNQFTFNKYYYIRNSPHKVESSRGKGRHDVAFGGEAAYEAERLGLDAEARKSMAEASEREAADGTNPSAWKWAIRKRVWDTMEANNVARFPRPVHHRIPNFVGASAAANKLSELDVFRASKCVKVNPDSPQKQVRLLTLEGGKTLLTPQPRLRTGFFSIVESHMLTPSTLNEACTSVGVAKYGRPIGLDEKIKVDLIVIGSVAVDPNTGARLGKVHDQQLVDDIPVEKLLIHDVPVDIICTPTQVIFTRTQIPKPQGIYWDKLSPEKLGQIRVLRELKRKIEEETGQKLPSGSSEKLPPTAQRRR from the exons atGGACGCCATCCTATTTGGAGGGGCTTCATCTGCGCTTACGACAATCAACAATACCTGcaaatctctctcttccttcacccttcctctctctagaaaccaattCACATTCAACAAGTACTACTATATTCGGAATTCTCCTCACAAGGTGGAGAGCAGCAGAGGAAAAGGCAGACACGACGTCGCTTTCGGCGGCGAGGCGGCCTACGAGGCCGAGCGGCTAGGACTCGACGCCGAGGCGCGGAAATCGATGGCCGAGGCGTCGGAGAGAGAGGCCGCCGACGGGACCAACCCGAGTGCTTGGAAATGGGCGATACGAAAGCGGGTTTGGGACACGATGGAGGCCAACAACGTGGCCCGCTTCCCTCGGCCCGTTCACCACCGTATCCCAAACTTCGTTGGCGCTTCAGCCGCTGCTAATAAG TTAAGTGAATTGGATGTGTTCCGAGCGTCCAAGTGTGTAAAGGTGAATCCAGATTCGCCGCAAAAGCAAGTCAGACTCCTTACACTTGAGG GTGGAAAGACGTTATTAACTCCTCAACCACGTCTAAGGACAGGCTTTTTCTCAATCGTTGAATCGCATATGCTAACTCCTAGTACCCTCAATGAGGCATGCACTTCTGTTGGCGTTGCCAAGTATGGAAGGCCGATTGGATTAGATGAAAAGATAAAGGTGGATCTGATTGTTATTGGTTCAGTGGCTGTTGACCCAAACACGGGTGCTCGACTTGGCAAGG TGCATGACCAACAATTGGTAGATGATATTCCAGTTGAGAAGCTATTAATCCATGATGTACCGGTTGACATCATATGCACTCCAACGCAAGTTATTTTTACCAGAACACAAATCCCAAAGCCTCAAG GGATTTATTGGGACAAATTATCTCCTGAGAAACTGGGTCAAATTCGGGTACTTCGGGAGCTAAAGAGAAAAATTGAAGAGGAAACTGGACAGAAGCTTCCTAGTGGTTCATCAGAGAAACTCCCACCTACAGCTCAACGCCGGCGCTAA
- the LOC131308303 gene encoding 5-formyltetrahydrofolate cyclo-ligase-like protein COG0212 isoform X1, whose protein sequence is MDAILFGGASSALTTINNTCKSLSSFTLPLSRNQFTFNKYYYIRNSPHKVESSRGKGRHDVAFGGEAAYEAERLGLDAEARKSMAEASEREAADGTNPSAWKWAIRKRVWDTMEANNVARFPRPVHHRIPNFVGASAAANKLSELDVFRASKCVKVNPDSPQKQVRLLTLEGGKTLLTPQPRLRTGFFSIVESHMLTPSTLNEACTSVGVAKYGRPIGLDEKIKVDLIVIGSVAVDPNTGARLGKGEGFAELEYGMLRYMGAIDDSTPVVTSGTTKRSLIPSGAVTCFSIFEQLEMHDQQLVDDIPVEKLLIHDVPVDIICTPTQVIFTRTQIPKPQGIYWDKLSPEKLGQIRVLRELKRKIEEETGQKLPSGSSEKLPPTAQRRR, encoded by the exons atGGACGCCATCCTATTTGGAGGGGCTTCATCTGCGCTTACGACAATCAACAATACCTGcaaatctctctcttccttcacccttcctctctctagaaaccaattCACATTCAACAAGTACTACTATATTCGGAATTCTCCTCACAAGGTGGAGAGCAGCAGAGGAAAAGGCAGACACGACGTCGCTTTCGGCGGCGAGGCGGCCTACGAGGCCGAGCGGCTAGGACTCGACGCCGAGGCGCGGAAATCGATGGCCGAGGCGTCGGAGAGAGAGGCCGCCGACGGGACCAACCCGAGTGCTTGGAAATGGGCGATACGAAAGCGGGTTTGGGACACGATGGAGGCCAACAACGTGGCCCGCTTCCCTCGGCCCGTTCACCACCGTATCCCAAACTTCGTTGGCGCTTCAGCCGCTGCTAATAAG TTAAGTGAATTGGATGTGTTCCGAGCGTCCAAGTGTGTAAAGGTGAATCCAGATTCGCCGCAAAAGCAAGTCAGACTCCTTACACTTGAGG GTGGAAAGACGTTATTAACTCCTCAACCACGTCTAAGGACAGGCTTTTTCTCAATCGTTGAATCGCATATGCTAACTCCTAGTACCCTCAATGAGGCATGCACTTCTGTTGGCGTTGCCAAGTATGGAAGGCCGATTGGATTAGATGAAAAGATAAAGGTGGATCTGATTGTTATTGGTTCAGTGGCTGTTGACCCAAACACGGGTGCTCGACTTGGCAAGGGTGAG GGATTTGCTGAACTAGAGTATGGGATGCTAAGGTACATGGGTGCAATTGATGATTCAACACCAGTTGTCACATCTG GCACTACGAAACGCAGTTTGATTCCCTCAGGTGCTGTTACGTGTTTCTCCATATTTGAGCAACTAGAAA TGCATGACCAACAATTGGTAGATGATATTCCAGTTGAGAAGCTATTAATCCATGATGTACCGGTTGACATCATATGCACTCCAACGCAAGTTATTTTTACCAGAACACAAATCCCAAAGCCTCAAG GGATTTATTGGGACAAATTATCTCCTGAGAAACTGGGTCAAATTCGGGTACTTCGGGAGCTAAAGAGAAAAATTGAAGAGGAAACTGGACAGAAGCTTCCTAGTGGTTCATCAGAGAAACTCCCACCTACAGCTCAACGCCGGCGCTAA
- the LOC131308303 gene encoding 5-formyltetrahydrofolate cyclo-ligase-like protein COG0212 isoform X2, which yields MDAILFGGASSALTTINNTCKSLSSFTLPLSRNQFTFNKYYYIRNSPHKVESSRGKGRHDVAFGGEAAYEAERLGLDAEARKSMAEASEREAADGTNPSAWKWAIRKRVWDTMEANNVARFPRPVHHRIPNFVGASAAANKLSELDVFRASKCVKVNPDSPQKQVRLLTLEGGKTLLTPQPRLRTGFFSIVESHMLTPSTLNEACTSVGVAKYGRPIGLDEKIKVDLIVIGSVAVDPNTGARLGKGEGFAELEYGMLRYMGAIDDSTPVVTSVHDQQLVDDIPVEKLLIHDVPVDIICTPTQVIFTRTQIPKPQGIYWDKLSPEKLGQIRVLRELKRKIEEETGQKLPSGSSEKLPPTAQRRR from the exons atGGACGCCATCCTATTTGGAGGGGCTTCATCTGCGCTTACGACAATCAACAATACCTGcaaatctctctcttccttcacccttcctctctctagaaaccaattCACATTCAACAAGTACTACTATATTCGGAATTCTCCTCACAAGGTGGAGAGCAGCAGAGGAAAAGGCAGACACGACGTCGCTTTCGGCGGCGAGGCGGCCTACGAGGCCGAGCGGCTAGGACTCGACGCCGAGGCGCGGAAATCGATGGCCGAGGCGTCGGAGAGAGAGGCCGCCGACGGGACCAACCCGAGTGCTTGGAAATGGGCGATACGAAAGCGGGTTTGGGACACGATGGAGGCCAACAACGTGGCCCGCTTCCCTCGGCCCGTTCACCACCGTATCCCAAACTTCGTTGGCGCTTCAGCCGCTGCTAATAAG TTAAGTGAATTGGATGTGTTCCGAGCGTCCAAGTGTGTAAAGGTGAATCCAGATTCGCCGCAAAAGCAAGTCAGACTCCTTACACTTGAGG GTGGAAAGACGTTATTAACTCCTCAACCACGTCTAAGGACAGGCTTTTTCTCAATCGTTGAATCGCATATGCTAACTCCTAGTACCCTCAATGAGGCATGCACTTCTGTTGGCGTTGCCAAGTATGGAAGGCCGATTGGATTAGATGAAAAGATAAAGGTGGATCTGATTGTTATTGGTTCAGTGGCTGTTGACCCAAACACGGGTGCTCGACTTGGCAAGGGTGAG GGATTTGCTGAACTAGAGTATGGGATGCTAAGGTACATGGGTGCAATTGATGATTCAACACCAGTTGTCACATCTG TGCATGACCAACAATTGGTAGATGATATTCCAGTTGAGAAGCTATTAATCCATGATGTACCGGTTGACATCATATGCACTCCAACGCAAGTTATTTTTACCAGAACACAAATCCCAAAGCCTCAAG GGATTTATTGGGACAAATTATCTCCTGAGAAACTGGGTCAAATTCGGGTACTTCGGGAGCTAAAGAGAAAAATTGAAGAGGAAACTGGACAGAAGCTTCCTAGTGGTTCATCAGAGAAACTCCCACCTACAGCTCAACGCCGGCGCTAA
- the LOC131307697 gene encoding pentatricopeptide repeat-containing protein At4g38150-like, whose protein sequence is MAAATTIFRSLLLLSRSSSPLSLLPRLLRPSPSLLLPSPFSPPSTTTTTTSTRLLCSTSDATKRNPKLTNFSLSDSDSDSDPEPVKKPAVDKSKLPPPYDPFNKKPAIEEPDDPTNLQEVFHKIRTEGLFNNAVKMFDGLSKDGLTHEALELFKQIKDEGHMPDVVAHTAVIEAYVNAGQAKEALKVYKRMLGCGVMPNAYTYSVLVKGLVGCGDGKMVEEGRRVVGEMMAKGVRVNAGTIVAVVEGVVREGGEERGREVVEEMKRLGVLSEEREVREVLKGMRGPVVRSVMSLLFGK, encoded by the coding sequence ATGGCCGCAGCCACAACCATATTTCGAtctctcctccttctctctcgctCCTCTTCCccgctctctctcctcccccgtCTCCTCCGCCCCTCCCCATCCCTTCTACTCCCTTCCCCATTTTCTCCACcatctactactactactactacttctaCCAGACTACTCTGCAGCACCTCCGACGCCACCAAAAGAAACCCCAAACTGACCAATTTTTCCCTCTCTGATTCCGACTCCGACTCCGATCCCGAACCAGTCAAAAAACCCGCGGTCGACAAGAGCAAGTTGCCGCCGCCGTACGACCCGTTTAACAAGAAACCAGCGATAGAGGAGCCTGACGACCCGACTAACTTGCAAGAAGTTTTCCACAAGATCCGAACGGAAGGGTTGTTCAACAATGCAGTCAAGATGTTCGACGGATTGTCCAAGGACGGGTTAACCCACGAGGCCTTGGAGCTTTTTAAGCAGATTAAAGATGAGGGTCACATgccagacgtggtagcccaCACGGCGGTGATCGAGGCGTACGTAAATGCGGGCCAGGCCAAGGAGGCTTTGAAGGTGTACAAGAGGATGCTGGGATGTGGGGTGATGCCGAATGCGTATACGTATTCGGTGTTGGTGAAAGGGTTGGTGGGGTGTGGGGATGGGAAGATGGTGGAGGAGGGGAGGAGGGTTGTGGGGGAGATGATGGCGAAGGGGGTGAGGGTGAACGCGGGGACGattgtggcggtggtggagggGGTGGTGAGGGAAGGGGGGGAGGAGAGGGGGAGGGAGGTGGTGGAAGAGATGAAGAGGCTTGGGGTTTTGTCGGAGGAGAGGGAGGTAAGGGAGGTTTTGAAGGGCATGAGGGGTCCGGTGGTGAGAAGTGTCATGAGCTTGCTCTTTGGCAAGTAG
- the LOC131308326 gene encoding uncharacterized protein LOC131308326 yields the protein MPTFTRIAWETLLEPTVHKNPSDSPPRATARPSSLTDDGSNHKRAQAPNHIYISPALYITPAPAPIPDSSYDPVSPSPYVVNHKRRGRDAVVRARDDEKNLNLNSNLDVDLSSSGDCGEVVVGEVVEENLFGEEFVGGEGDDLNGGCDEVVDDDFLDPRCEAASVGSTTEVVEECGRQVAECRSVVSNQGEFFDADEEFSSDGSISNLSSTYGPKIESELRAARLSLLEEIERRKTAEHAVTQMYSQWQRLASLLSQTGLTFPSPPNATSTQLEIDVLEQCCQELEVTRFVAEAIGRGQARAEAEIAAELIIESKDQEISRLRDKLQYYEAVNHEMSQRNQEVMEVARRQRQKRQNRRKWIWGCIGLSVAMGTSVIAYSYLPNTSTHNALPTSSGSSDDSHINPAESDLSNK from the exons atgcCGACCTTCACCAGAATCGCGTGGGAGACCCTGCTCGAGCCCACCGTCCACAAAAACCCCTCGGACTCGCCGCCCCGCGCCACCGCCAGACCTTCTTCCCTTACCGACGACGGTAGCAATCATAAGAGAGCTCAAGCTCCGAATCACATATACATATCTCCCGCTCTGTACATAACCCCGGCTCCGGCTCCGATCCCGGACTCCTCGTACGATCCGGTCTCCCCGTCTCCGTACGTCGTTAACCACAAGCGGCGCGGGAGAGACGCCGTCGTTAGGGCTCGAGACGACGAGAAGAATCTGAATTTGAATTCGAATTTGGATGTGGATTTGAGTTCGAGTGGTGATTGTGGCGAGGTGGTTGTTGGGGAAGTGGTGGAGGAGAATTTGTTTGGTGAGGAGTTTGTTGGTGGGGAGGGAGATGATCTAAATGGAGGTTGTGATGAGGTTGTAGACGATGATTTTTTGGATCCTCGTTGCGAGGCCGCGAGTGTCGGGAGCACGAcggaggtggtggaggagtgtGGGAGGCAGGTAGCTGAGTGTCGGAGCGTTGTGTCGAATCAGGGAGAATTCTTTGATGCCGACGAAG AATTCTCCTCTGATGGATCTATTTCAAATTTGTCCTCCACATATGGACCAAAAATTGAGTCAGAGCTACGTGCAGCAAGGCTCAGTCTTCTTGAGGAGATTGAAAGACGAAAGACTGCTGAGCATGCTGTTACTCAGATGTACAGTCAGTGGCAGAGGCTAGCCAGTCTTCTATCCCAAACAGGGCTAACATTTCCCAGTCCCCCAAATGCCACTAGTACGCAGCTGGAGATAGATGTTCTAGAGCAGTGCTGCCAGGAACTAGAAGTTACTAGATTTGTGGCTGAAGCAATAGGAAGGGGTCAAGCACGTGCTGAAGCTGAAATAGCTGCAGAGTTAATCATTGAATCCAAAGACCAAGAAATCTCCCGATTGCGAGACAAATTGCAGTACTATGAGGCCGTTAACCATGAAATGTCCCAGAGGAACCAAGAAGTTATGG AGGTTGCACGGAGGCAGCGACAAAAGAGACAGAATCGGCGAAAGTGGATATGGGGCTGTATTGGACTGTCAGTGGCAATGGGAACTTCTGTTATTGCTTATTCATACCTTCCAAATACAAGCACGCACAATGCCTTGCCAACCTCCAGCGGTTCATCTGATGATTCTCACATCAATCCGGCAGAATCAGATTTAAGCAACAAGTGA